A region from the Paraurantiacibacter namhicola genome encodes:
- a CDS encoding DUF2794 domain-containing protein: protein MSGPNGSAADILQFPHARPNQVGFDRDELTRILGLYGRMVAAGEWRDYAMDFTKDCATFAAFRRTADQPQMRLEKRPALRNRQGMWALFGEHGQVLKRGHDLSGVLAPVERRFFKLVED, encoded by the coding sequence ATGAGCGGCCCCAACGGCAGCGCCGCCGATATCCTGCAATTCCCCCATGCGCGCCCCAACCAGGTCGGTTTCGACCGGGACGAGCTGACGCGTATCCTGGGCCTCTATGGCCGCATGGTCGCCGCTGGGGAATGGCGCGATTACGCGATGGATTTCACGAAGGACTGCGCCACCTTCGCCGCCTTCCGCCGCACGGCCGACCAGCCGCAGATGCGCCTTGAGAAGCGCCCCGCGCTTCGGAACAGGCAGGGCATGTGGGCCCTGTTCGGCGAACACGGCCAGGTCCTGAAACGCGGCCACGACCTCTCCGGCGTCCTCGCCCCGGTAGAACGCCGCTTCTTCAAGCTGGTGGAAGACTGA
- a CDS encoding DUF4328 domain-containing protein codes for MDAHPAGIGHIRTLGIVTGILLALAGVSGALATLGLLGSYFVPMNESAVYFYGTVAIALIIFIGASLLCIPLVAWWFWQAHRNLKEAGVSGLRYTPGWAAGGFFIPFLNLIVPLRVARELAIRSEGEDQYQSDMEVPILSGWWAAHIAGLIVAGVIAVIALLEFLTPFFVTMPDEALVLLMVLATGFLGASALCLALAIRKITRAQIARRHLGHADVFA; via the coding sequence ATGGACGCGCATCCGGCCGGGATCGGCCATATCAGGACGCTTGGCATCGTCACGGGCATCCTACTCGCACTGGCGGGAGTTTCCGGCGCGCTGGCGACGCTTGGCTTGCTGGGAAGCTACTTCGTGCCGATGAACGAAAGTGCCGTTTACTTTTATGGAACGGTGGCCATTGCTCTGATTATCTTCATCGGTGCCAGCCTGCTTTGCATTCCGCTGGTGGCCTGGTGGTTCTGGCAGGCCCATCGCAATCTGAAAGAAGCGGGCGTTTCCGGCCTGCGCTATACGCCCGGCTGGGCGGCCGGCGGATTCTTCATCCCGTTCCTGAACCTGATCGTACCGCTGCGCGTGGCGCGCGAGCTGGCCATTCGCAGCGAAGGGGAAGACCAATACCAATCCGACATGGAGGTACCGATCCTGTCGGGATGGTGGGCCGCGCATATAGCCGGGCTGATCGTCGCAGGGGTAATTGCCGTGATAGCCCTGCTGGAGTTTCTCACGCCATTCTTCGTAACGATGCCGGATGAGGCCCTGGTGCTGCTGATGGTGCTGGCGACGGGGTTCCTCGGGGCCTCGGCCCTTTGCCTGGCACTCGCCATACGCAAGATCACGCGCGCACAGATCGCGCGCCGGCACCTGGGCCATGCGGATGTGTTTGCCTGA